GGACCCTTCTACGAAGACGCTGAATATAAGCAAACGTATACTCAATCCGATCACCATCAAGACGGAGACATTAGAGAAAGCAACGTCAGATGCAGTATACCTTCTCCATTATCCTAAAGTCAGTGGGCTTGTAAATTCTGATGCTGAGAATGTGATCAATAACGTACTGGAACAGCATATGAAGAAGTTCAACGAAGAGTCTATTAAAGAAGCTAATAATAGAGATGACTCGATAGAGCATGCTTATCAGTATATTCAGAACTACATGGTGACGTACAATCGAAATGGTGTACTGAGTCTTGTAGTTGATCAATATGGAAATACAGGTGGAGCACATGGTGGAACTATTCGTACAGGTTTCACGTTCTCATTAAAAGATGGAAAGTTACTAACAGCGAATGATTTGTTGAAGAAGAGTAATCCAACCTACAGAACCATGCTGAATAAAGACTTAGCTAAGAAACTAAAGGCCCATGAGGGTTACTTGGGTGGATTTAAAGCATTACGTGCTAATCCTGATTTCAACGTAAGTGAAAACGGAATGTTATTTTTCTTCCAACAGTATGAATATACAGACTATGCTGTAGGTATCCCTACGTTTGCGTATCCATTCGATCAGTTGTTACCTAAAGGTACAGACCCATTCAAAAGTTATAAATAAAATATACTGATTTATAAGACAACCCCCTTGCTTCTGAAATTTCAGAGCAAGGGGGTTGTCTTATGTCTATCTATTTATTAAATGCCTGTTGGTAAAGTCTTCTCAATCACTTTATCAATAATACCGTAGGTTGCTGCATCTGTAGCACTCATGAAGTAGTCACGATCTGTATCTTTCTCAATACGCTCTAGCGGTTGTCCTGTACGTTCGGATAATATACGGTTCAACTTATCGCGCATCTTGAGAATACGGCGAGCACGAATTTCGATATCGGATGCTTGACCTTGTGCACCACCCAAAGGTTGGTGAATCATGATCTCACTGTTTGGCAATGCGAAGCGTTTGCCAATCGCACCAGCGTTTAACAGGAATGCTCCCATAGAAGCAGCCATACCTACACAAATAGTGGATACATCCGGTTTGATATATTGCATTGTATCGAATATTGCCATACCCGCTGTAATCGATCCCCCGGGGCTATTAACATATAAGTGAATATCTTTGTCAGGCTCTTCGGCAGCCAAGAACAGCATTTGTGCAATAATGGAGTTAGCCACTACATCGTTGACTTCTGAACCCAAGAAAATAATGCGATCCTTCAGCAATCTGGAATAGATATCATATGCACGTTCTCCGCGACTGCTCTGTTCTACAACCATAGGTACATAACCCAAGTGAAAAACCTCCCTTAAATTGGTTCAAATATTGACTTTCTTACTTAAACAATTGCCTTAATTACCACATAATAAACAATTTAAAACAAAAAGTCAAAGAAAGTCAAACTTATAGGTAAAAAAAAGAGCCATGATTGGCTTTTGTTGGTTTGGTTATACATATAAGTAGAAGCTATGTATTAAAAAATGTAAAGAATGGTGCGCCCGCGAGGAATTGAACCTCGATCTCAGGCTTCGGAGGCCTACGTCATATCCATTTGACCACGGGCGCAAAATTGATAGCACAAATTATTATATGATATCTACAACAGAATAGCAAGAGTATTCAGTATTTTTTAGCTTAGGATAGCCTGAAGAATACTAAATGTATAAGAAGAACATCTCCTGTAAATTATACACAAAGACTACTTGCAAGAGACGCGAAATTTGGTTAGAATAATAGTGGGACTTAAAAAGTTTACCCGGGACATTTTAAGACCAATGAGAAAGTGAGAAGAAAGTTGCAGGGGTGGAAAGCATGCGAACGATATTAGAAATACAAAAGCAGCTTCTGCCTGACCTCATGGAAATTCTCAAGACAAGGTACACCATTCTTCAGCAGATCATGTTGTTTGATACGATCGGTCGTAGGACACTCGCAACTTCGCTTCATATGACAGAACGCGTGTTGCGTGCGGAGACAGATCTTCTGAAATCGCAAG
The nucleotide sequence above comes from Paenibacillus sp. IHBB 10380. Encoded proteins:
- a CDS encoding PdaC/SigV domain-containing protein — its product is MNKVMKWSAAAMAAGILIASSGFTGEASVLAAGNIKNTVQQTPVALKWKGTKLSQKGLMSEGNTLIPLTVLRDQLGLPLSYNPGTRTYSIGSGYTQLNMEVSQHGVNTNINNYYLYEYEVKNINGRIYVPFKLMNDYLGYQGAWDPSTKTLNISKRILNPITIKTETLEKATSDAVYLLHYPKVSGLVNSDAENVINNVLEQHMKKFNEESIKEANNRDDSIEHAYQYIQNYMVTYNRNGVLSLVVDQYGNTGGAHGGTIRTGFTFSLKDGKLLTANDLLKKSNPTYRTMLNKDLAKKLKAHEGYLGGFKALRANPDFNVSENGMLFFFQQYEYTDYAVGIPTFAYPFDQLLPKGTDPFKSYK
- the clpP gene encoding ATP-dependent Clp endopeptidase proteolytic subunit ClpP, translated to MGYVPMVVEQSSRGERAYDIYSRLLKDRIIFLGSEVNDVVANSIIAQMLFLAAEEPDKDIHLYVNSPGGSITAGMAIFDTMQYIKPDVSTICVGMAASMGAFLLNAGAIGKRFALPNSEIMIHQPLGGAQGQASDIEIRARRILKMRDKLNRILSERTGQPLERIEKDTDRDYFMSATDAATYGIIDKVIEKTLPTGI